The genomic segment aatatataagttccaaaattgaaaattttatattatagtttaaaatcagTGACTTAAAAATTACTTTGACAATTAACCTAATCGCTCTGCTAATAATATGAGAGATTGTTAGTAATACAgataccctttttcaaaaataccattttttgctcaatttcatttttgtccttttttgcataattacaatgtgttaaattgatttgtattttttttttaggtttggattctctgTTTTACCTTAGGATATAATTTTAAAGGGTAAGATTtaatatttggagtttagaatttagaatttaatcattttgtatattgaaagaatgtattattaaaaatggacAACAAGAGTTATTTTTGCAAAAGGGTAAtgaaaaaatggtatttttgtaaatgtccctaataatattaaataatacacaaaacgagactaaagtaaaaatatgtctatgtacttttacaaataataacttttataacaataaaaatactGTATAACAATTATGTTGTTAAATTTgtataacaattatattttttaataattcgaTATATCTGAAAGTAGTTACAAAAAGTATCTCACGACGTAGCACGGGTTTAACCtagttttcttaaaaatgttaacaaatcGAAGAATGCAATGCTTTGGAAAACAAATGGGATGGTTCTTTGACTATGgataattagttatatttaattggctgaaaaataaaactttactATATAActgtttttaatacaatatttttaatatctgCATTGCATGAATTATATGGATAAACTTGAAatctaagtttttattttaaaaaaaacataaactaatgATTTCTGTGATAATTCATTAAAaagattctgaattatttttagTCACACTAGTCATGGCCTCATGGCTGGGGACTGCGGTACTTTGGACGGTAGAAGGGAGGCTCTTTCTGTCAGTCGGATTTTCAGCAttttttaatgagttttgtaaaaaatcatCTAACTGCTCCGTTAAATTGTTTTTAAGgaaaatcatttttcatttctaTGATAGGCCTAAACCATTAGTGTTGCATGTTTGTAAGGTTTGTGATAGGCTCCATTAGTGTTTCAAACCGGTAAAAGTGTCATTTAAGATCACCCTTGAAACTTGCGTATAACAGAATAAGTAGTAAGTAGCTCACTCTTACTAAAAATCATTCTCCGGTTACATTTTTGATCGTTTTTTTCACCTCTTTTGTAGTTTGTGTTCTAACGATGGGATTTTGCTTCTGTCCGTTGGTAACTCCGGAGAGGTTGTTGTGGACACTGGACAACGAGTTTCTTCGCCACAAACTCATGATTTTCTAACAAGATCGTTTCATTTCAAGTcctaattgattttatttttagttttaagtgAAAAGTCTCCAATTACAGTTGAGAAGCTTCACTTTCCCTTGAGAAACTTGTTCTTGTAGGTGataatctttgtttcttcttgtaggtGAAATTATCTAACTTAGAAGAAACATTGTCACTAAATCATGAACAAAACCAGCCATCGAAATGAAAGAAACTTTGACAAGAACGTATTTTCTCCGGTGAAATATTAATCACTTCTGGTTTTTTTGACTAGGGAGAAAGATTGAGTTATCAAAAAAGGCCTCAACGTCAAGTAGCTGTTTGGTTTCAGAATCGAATAGCTCGATCTAGGATTAAGCAAATCGAAAGAGATCAAGGCTTCTTATGACCCCTTCCTTGGCAATACATGAATCAGTTACCTCAGAGAATGAGATTCCCAATTCTAAAGTAAGTAAAAGCTTCAGTTTTTATGGCTTCCAAGACAGAAATTAAGCTCAAGATTCAGACATGTTTCTACATACTTTGGCTGAGAAGCTAAACCAATCCCAAAGAAATTTCCAAGTTAAGCTTATTAACTCCAAAGgtgatgatattattattagctCTTCCACAGCTTTGATTTCACTAGCAAATGAAGATTATCTCACTAACATGTTTATGAACAATGAATCATCACTCAGCTGGTGGGTTCGGTCATCGAATCTTATGTACAAAAACTGAGAATCCGAGATCAGTTTATAAATCAAGAGACTTTAGTTTTAAGCTTCTGTTCTAAACATGGGTAAAAAAAGCTTGAATAGTCTATAGAACATACAAGTATCTGGATCAAACAGAGAGTTCACTTTTCTTTTAGatctatattaatttatataagcaATCAATCAAAATCTAGTGGGTAATGGTTTTTATGTCAGAGtcaaataaaacatattgaCCCTACAACAACCAACATAAACCATTTAGAGCCAAAGACTTTTGAAATTAAAGTCTTACATGTATGTAATTGGTTTATTGGAagatttcatatttgttttgattatgataATGACTGTTAACCCAAACCAAAGACCACACCATATACTgtgtttgaagtttgaacacaaGTCAAAAGTTCCCATTTGTTCTCTATACCCATCACttaaaaaattccaaaaccaatcaagaaaacttataaaaatataaaagtaaaccATATTCCATATTATAATCGATGACTATCAAGATTTGTAtacaaaatacaataatatatgCATAAAGCTAACAGTGAATTGGTTGAGAGAGTAAAGGAAAGTatatggaaaagaagaaaataaagagaacCAGTGACTCCCAaagtgaagaaaataaagagacaaagataataaaaataaagctaAAGCATCAGTCTTTTAGAATCCATTATTGTTGAGCATGCGTAATTTATAATTTGACCTCATATGATTAACAAGCATAATGCAACTGAAGTTCTTATCAAGAATCAAAAACCCTTTTGAACAATATGGTACAACATATGATTACGAATTCCCCCCAAAATATAATCAGTAAACCCCTAAGTATCGATGATCTTGATTGAATAAAAATGAGCAATAGATACTACCTTACGTCGTTCTCGAGCTTCTTATGATCTTCCATCCACGGAAGTTTCGGAAGATCATCAACGTTAAGTGATGAAGAAGGCAACCTTCTTTGAGCATCCGAAGAGAACTTGTCTTTCTTAGGCCATAACCAAATCTTAGAAACCGAAAAGCTCTCTCCTTTAGCCACACTATTGATCTTTTTGTTCTCTTCCGATGCTGATGATGAGTTCCCTGTCTGCTCAGAGTCCTTGTCCTGAGGTTTCACTCTCGGCAGTCTATCGTTGGCAAACGGGACTTTAAGCTCGGAGTTACCGAGTATATACTGATACGAACCCATTGAGAAACATCTTCTTGCATCCAAGTTACTGCTACTAGTCTCTCctccagcaacaacaacatcctGATCCTGACCATTACCAACATTGTCAAGCCTCTTGAACTTCCCCAATCTCACCGGTAAAACTCCTTTCTCCACAACGATTTCTTGGATCTCCATAGTTTTCTGGCTTCCATTCTCGGTCACACACTCTTCATCTTCCCTTATATCATCGAAATCAAACATCGGGTTCTCCATAGAGAAACCAGGGGAAAAGAGAGTGCCACGGCAAAGAGGACAAGTAGAATTCGACTGAAGCCAAGTATCAATACAGTTCAAATGAAACGCATGGCTACACGTTGGTAACAATCTCAGCTTATCTTTCTCAGAGAACTCACAGAGACAAACCGCACAATCGAATGGCTCTTgagcaccaccaccaccactaccaaCAATCTCTTTGTAGTGAAAAACAGGTAAAGCGTCGATAAAAGCTTGATCAAGACCAGAATCATTCAAGTGAAAAAGCTGTTGAAGCTGTCTTTGAAGAGCATCACTAGTCGAGATCTCAGGGAATCTATTAGACCTCGAAGAAGAAGCAGTAGCAGAAGGATGCTTTATGAGAAACCTAACGAGCAAATGAAGAAGCCCagagatgaagaacaagacagcTAGAATCACAATTACAAAGAGAACCGCCGGACTGATTCTGTTACCGGACGACGGTGGCGGAGACGGCGGAGAAAGAATTGGGTCTTTGTAAAACGGTGGTGGATACGCAAAGTTGCCATCTTTTTGCTCAATCGTGAATCGAACCCAAGACATCTTCTTGTAAGATTCAGAaacgaggaaaaaaaaaatctcaatttcaaGATCTCACtcaatggaaagaaaaaacaaataactccAAGTTAACTGGAAGAGTTCCAATTTCAATAACATCAAcatcagagagagagataactcACCTAAAAGCTCAGTGCCCCCAGAGATGATTCTTGAAAAGAGagacacaaaaccctaaatgaAAGAGggggtaataataatattatgtcAGAtttgcagaggaagaagaagaagagagtaaagGAACTCTCTTTCCTCTTGCTTTTAATCTCTCTTCTATCTCTATCACTATCTCTAAATATCTCAATCTCTACAACCTTTCCTTTTCTTGAGCTTTAATGGTGGAAATAGAAGACCCGAAGAAAGTGGAAagtgattttgtaatttttcgAAGTGCGAGGCAAACCAACAACATTGAAGCAANaaaaaaaaaaaaaaaaaaaaaaaagttaaaagctttgaaatatgaaaaaaaaaaaattagaacccttaagaagataaataaataaaaagcgtTATTTTAGATTTGGGTCCACGTGCATAGATGAACGAGTTGATATGTCAGagggaaaagggccatttcataTCCGTACACACTCCAAAAGTGCGAATTGCTACCTGTACAAACAAGAAGTGCCAATTTAAACATGTACCATAAGACATTTTACATTTCATACCTGTACACACAAAATCGAGCCAATTACACAGTCCACGTTAACGGAATTAAGTCAACCGTTATAGAAGCTGACTCACAATCCACGTGTTTTTTAACGTGGCaatgaaaatgcaaaacgacgccgttttgatACGTTTTTCTCgcaaaaaattgtggaaattCCTTACTCCAGAGATTCGAACTCATGACCTCACATGTGTTTAGCATAGGACGTAACCAGTTGATCCAACAACAATTCTCAACAATATTATACAAATTAATCATCATAAACCTAACGTAACATCCattgaaatcttaaaaaattCGAGAAATTCACACTCTCGTGGGTCGAACCCGCGTTCTCAGATTTTAATAACGTAGGACTTAACCAATTGATCCCACAACATTATTCGGTTATATGATACAAATTTATCCTTATAACCCTTAAATAGATCTTAGtcccaattaaatgaaatagttttatttatatttataaattaaatataactgtgaatataaaaataaatttgtataactgataaatttatatttaaattataaatttataatttataactgataattaagtataaatttataaattaaatataactgagaatatatttatatttaaattaatgaaattaatttatattcagCCAAATTTGCTTCATAAGgtttaagtttataaatatttcatttaatttataaatataaaattaatttaatttaattataaatatattctcagttatatttaatttataaatttatatttaattctcagttataaattataaatttataatttaaatataaatttataaatttatcaattatacaaatttatctttatattctcagttatatttaatttataaatataaataaaattatttcatttaattgggacttagatctatttaaggtttataaagataaatttgtgtCATATAACCTAATTATGTTGTGGGATCAATTGGTTATGTCCTACACTATTAAAGTCTGAAATCGCAGGTTCGACTCACGAGAGTGtgaatttcccaaaaaaatttcGATTTTGATGGATGTTACGTTAGGTTTATGAGGATTAATTTGTATCATATTAATGTGAATTGTTGTTGGATCAACTGGTTACGCCCTATGCTAAACACATGTGAGGTCATGAGTTCAAATCTCCAGAGTGTCGAAttcaaaacggcgtcgttttgcaTTTTCGTTGCCACGTGGATTCTGAGTCAGCTTCTATAACGGTTGACTTAATTCCGTTAACGTGGACTGTGTAATTGGCTCGATTTTGTGTGTACAGGTATGAAATGTAAAATGTCTTATGGTACATGTTTAAATTGGCACTTCTTGGTTGTACAGATAGCAATTCGCACTTTTGGAGTGTGTACGtgaaatggcccttttcccaTATGTCAGATGGTCAACTccaaagacaaaataaatttaaatgacgGTTTCCTATGTTTTTGGATTTATATTAGAATCCGTACTGGGCCTGACCATCCAGCCCAATCCACTGTTAAGAGCGTGACAAGCTACTATATTATAATGGACAATAATCCGGTTTAGCTTCGGTTTGGTTGTCTTGGTTTTATAGGTcttgtaactttttttgtaatcataTAACATCATTTGTATTTTAGTGTCTTTTCGTTTTCgattttatctattttactAAAATGAATTTAATATGATTATGTTATATGTTGTGTTTAAAACTAGACCACTGcttttattgataaaatatatCAGGTTAAATGGTTTTGGTTcagttcgatttaattttttttggttatggtCTTTTCCGGTTTTGTTCGGATTAAACT from the Camelina sativa cultivar DH55 chromosome 12, Cs, whole genome shotgun sequence genome contains:
- the LOC104732812 gene encoding RING-H2 finger protein ATL46, coding for MSWVRFTIEQKDGNFAYPPPFYKDPILSPPSPPPSSGNRISPAVLFVIVILAVLFFISGLLHLLVRFLIKHPSATASSSRSNRFPEISTSDALQRQLQQLFHLNDSGLDQAFIDALPVFHYKEIVGSGGGGAQEPFDCAVCLCEFSEKDKLRLLPTCSHAFHLNCIDTWLQSNSTCPLCRGTLFSPGFSMENPMFDFDDIREDEECVTENGSQKTMEIQEIVVEKGVLPVRLGKFKRLDNVGNGQDQDVVVAGGETSSSNLDARRCFSMGSYQYILGNSELKVPFANDRLPRVKPQDKDSEQTGNSSSASEENKKINSVAKGESFSVSKIWLWPKKDKFSSDAQRRLPSSSLNVDDLPKLPWMEDHKKLENDVR